One genomic window of Coleofasciculus sp. FACHB-1120 includes the following:
- the psaA gene encoding photosystem I core protein PsaA produces the protein MTISPPEREEKKVRVVVDKDPVPTSFEKWSQPGHFDRSLAKGPKTTTWIWNLHALSHDFDSHTSDLEDVSRKIFAAHFGHLAVIFIWLSGMYFHGAKFSNYEAWLANPLGVKPSAQVVWPIVGQDILNADVGGGFHGIQITSGLFQVWRAAGFTNTFQLYCTAIGGLVAAALMLFAGWFHYHKRAPKLEWFQNVESMLNHHLAGLLGLGCLSWAAHQIHVALPTNKLLDAGVAIKDIPLPHEFILNRDLMAQLYPSFNQGLTPFWTLNWGQYADFLTFKGGLNPQTGGLWLSDTAHHHLALAVLFLIAGHMYRTNWGIGHSIREILENHKGPFTGDGHKGLYENMTTSWHAQLGTNLAMLGSVTIIVAHHMYAMPPYPYLATDYATQLSIFTHHMWIGAFLIVGGAAHATIFMVRDYDPVVNQNNVLDRVIRHRDAIISHLNWVCIFLGFHSFGLYIHNDTMSALGRPQDMFSDTAIQLQPVFAQWVQNLHTLAPGGTAPNQLEPVSYAFGGGIVAVGGKVAMMPIALGTADFMIHHIHAFQIHVTVLILLKGFLFARSSRLIPDKMNLGFRFPCDGPGRGGTCQVSGWDHVFLGLFWMFNTIAIAVYHFSWKMQSDVWGTVNADGTVDHITAGNFAMSAITINGWLRDFQWAQAAQVIQSYGTALSAYGLLFLGAHFVWAFSLMFLFSGRGYWQELIESIVWAHNKLKVAPSIQPRALSIIQGRAVGVAHFLLGAIVTIWAFFEARILSIG, from the coding sequence ATGACAATCAGTCCTCCGGAGCGAGAGGAGAAAAAAGTAAGGGTTGTTGTCGATAAAGATCCAGTACCCACTTCATTTGAGAAGTGGTCTCAGCCGGGTCATTTCGACCGCTCCCTTGCTAAAGGACCAAAAACCACCACCTGGATTTGGAACCTTCACGCCCTCTCGCATGATTTCGATAGTCATACCAGTGACTTAGAAGACGTATCTCGGAAAATTTTTGCCGCGCACTTTGGTCACTTAGCCGTGATCTTCATCTGGCTAAGCGGTATGTATTTTCATGGCGCTAAGTTTTCAAACTACGAAGCTTGGCTAGCTAATCCTTTAGGCGTCAAGCCTAGCGCTCAAGTCGTTTGGCCTATCGTTGGTCAAGATATTTTGAATGCCGATGTGGGCGGTGGCTTCCACGGGATTCAAATCACCTCCGGCTTGTTCCAGGTTTGGCGGGCAGCTGGCTTCACAAACACATTCCAGCTGTACTGCACTGCCATCGGTGGCTTGGTAGCAGCAGCTCTGATGCTGTTTGCTGGCTGGTTCCACTATCACAAGCGGGCTCCTAAACTGGAATGGTTCCAGAATGTGGAGTCAATGCTAAACCACCACCTAGCTGGATTGCTGGGTCTGGGGTGCTTGTCTTGGGCTGCTCACCAAATCCACGTGGCATTGCCCACCAACAAGCTCCTGGATGCGGGAGTCGCCATCAAAGATATTCCGCTCCCTCACGAGTTCATCTTGAACCGTGACTTGATGGCCCAACTGTATCCCAGCTTCAACCAAGGGTTGACACCATTCTGGACTTTGAATTGGGGTCAGTATGCTGACTTCCTAACATTCAAAGGCGGTTTAAATCCCCAGACGGGTGGATTGTGGCTGTCAGATACGGCACACCATCACCTAGCTTTGGCAGTACTCTTCCTGATCGCCGGTCATATGTATCGGACGAACTGGGGGATTGGTCACAGCATTAGGGAAATTCTAGAGAACCACAAAGGTCCCTTTACAGGTGACGGTCATAAGGGTCTCTATGAAAACATGACCACATCCTGGCACGCGCAGTTGGGAACCAACCTTGCCATGCTGGGTTCTGTGACCATCATCGTGGCTCACCATATGTACGCGATGCCTCCGTATCCGTACCTTGCCACTGACTACGCTACTCAGTTGTCCATATTCACTCACCACATGTGGATTGGGGCATTCTTGATCGTTGGCGGAGCAGCTCACGCTACCATTTTCATGGTGCGGGATTACGATCCAGTGGTGAACCAGAACAACGTCCTGGATAGAGTGATTCGTCACCGGGATGCAATTATTTCCCACCTCAACTGGGTTTGTATCTTCCTAGGCTTCCACAGCTTTGGCTTGTACATCCACAACGACACGATGAGTGCTTTGGGTCGCCCCCAAGATATGTTCTCGGATACGGCGATTCAGTTGCAGCCGGTGTTTGCTCAGTGGGTGCAAAACCTGCACACTCTGGCTCCTGGCGGCACAGCACCTAACCAGCTAGAACCAGTAAGTTATGCCTTCGGCGGCGGTATCGTTGCTGTAGGCGGCAAAGTAGCGATGATGCCAATCGCGCTGGGTACGGCGGACTTCATGATCCACCATATTCACGCTTTCCAAATTCACGTCACTGTTCTGATTCTGCTGAAAGGCTTCCTGTTTGCCCGTAGCTCTCGTCTGATTCCAGACAAGATGAATTTGGGCTTCCGCTTCCCTTGTGACGGCCCCGGTCGTGGCGGTACCTGCCAAGTTTCTGGTTGGGACCACGTGTTCTTGGGTCTGTTCTGGATGTTCAACACTATTGCGATCGCGGTTTACCACTTCAGCTGGAAAATGCAATCCGATGTGTGGGGCACAGTCAACGCTGATGGCACGGTGGACCATATCACCGCAGGTAACTTTGCGATGAGTGCCATCACTATCAATGGCTGGTTGCGTGATTTTCAATGGGCACAAGCTGCTCAAGTGATTCAGTCATACGGTACAGCCCTCTCAGCCTACGGTCTGCTGTTCCTGGGCGCTCACTTTGTGTGGGCATTCAGCCTGATGTTCCTATTCAGCGGTCGTGGCTACTGGCAGGAGTTGATTGAGTCGATTGTTTGGGCTCACAATAAGTTAAAAGTTGCCCCTTCTATTCAGCCTCGCGCTCTGAGCATCATTCAGGGTCGGGCTGTTGGGGTTGCTCACTTCCTCCTGGGAGCGATCGTCACGATATGGGCGTTCTTCGAGGCGCGAATCCTTTCAATAGGATGA
- a CDS encoding class I SAM-dependent methyltransferase, whose amino-acid sequence MSNLNINNVTHQLIKIQEQNSNCSLWQFRSLVSANQYLRLYRIFFKYVPTGNEVLDWGCGNGHFSYFLVKAGYKTFGFAFEDFCVRETLNSSTYEFRKGSAEDPTAIPYPDNKFKAIVSVGVLEHVRETGGNEITSLREIFRLLQPGGVFICYHFPNQFSLIEAIASRLPHKYHHQYRYTRQSIKTLCQETGFEVLEVQRYGFR is encoded by the coding sequence GTGAGTAACTTAAACATTAATAACGTCACCCATCAGCTAATAAAGATTCAAGAGCAAAATAGCAATTGTAGTTTGTGGCAATTTAGAAGCTTAGTTAGCGCTAATCAATATCTTCGGCTATATAGAATTTTTTTTAAATATGTTCCAACCGGAAATGAAGTATTAGATTGGGGTTGTGGGAACGGTCATTTTTCTTACTTTTTAGTAAAGGCTGGCTATAAAACCTTTGGATTTGCCTTTGAGGACTTTTGTGTTCGGGAAACTCTTAACAGCTCAACTTATGAATTTAGAAAAGGGAGTGCTGAAGATCCAACAGCCATTCCCTATCCAGATAATAAATTCAAGGCAATTGTCTCTGTAGGGGTTTTAGAGCATGTCAGAGAGACTGGAGGAAATGAAATTACCAGCTTACGGGAAATATTCCGCTTGCTCCAACCAGGTGGCGTTTTTATCTGTTACCATTTCCCGAATCAGTTTAGTCTGATTGAAGCGATCGCTTCCCGCTTGCCCCACAAATACCATCATCAATATCGTTATACTCGCCAGTCAATCAAAACGCTTTGCCAAGAAACCGGATTTGAGGTTCTAGAAGTCCAGCGTTATGGTTTTCGGTAG
- a CDS encoding thioredoxin-like domain-containing protein, producing the protein MTPRVRAPEFPQKQTWLNTDRPLSLRELKGRVVILDFWTYCCINCLHVLPKLKYLEQKYKDSLTVIGVHSAKFDNEKEVENIRQAVLRYDIEHPVVVDSNFAIWSEYAVRAWPTLMMIDPEGYVIGCVSGEGDRDVVEELVLQLIQQHQERGTINFQEISLILEKQRQPLVTPLAFPGKVLADEASDRLFISDSGHHRIAIATLSGKVIHIVGTGKQGLTDGSFTDAQFFAPQGMALDAENDILYVADTENHALRQIDLKNQKVETIAGTGEQSYHLRPYRGTARETPLNSPWDLEKVGNRLFIAMAGLHQIWEMQMETGIIGTYAGIGAESCVDGNLDESAFSQPSGITTDGQELYVADSEISSIRGVGLGEKAQVRTICGSGELFGFGDIDGEGFEVRLQHCLGIEYAHNCLWVADSYNHKIKRVDPKTGICITVLGDRTAGNQDGQGTSTRFYEPSGVSGISSHLYIADTNNHAIRRVDVATLEVTTLKFPGLCAPDACIPTSD; encoded by the coding sequence ATGACGCCCCGTGTTAGAGCGCCAGAATTCCCCCAGAAACAAACCTGGTTAAATACAGACCGTCCCCTTTCCCTGCGGGAATTAAAAGGACGAGTGGTAATTCTTGACTTTTGGACGTATTGCTGTATCAACTGCCTGCACGTACTGCCAAAGTTGAAGTACCTGGAGCAAAAATACAAAGATAGCCTTACGGTGATTGGCGTCCACTCTGCCAAATTTGACAACGAAAAAGAGGTGGAAAACATCCGTCAGGCAGTTCTGCGTTACGACATTGAGCATCCAGTCGTTGTTGATAGCAATTTTGCTATTTGGAGCGAGTATGCCGTCCGTGCCTGGCCCACCTTGATGATGATTGACCCAGAAGGTTACGTCATTGGCTGTGTATCTGGGGAAGGGGATCGGGATGTTGTAGAGGAACTGGTTTTGCAACTGATTCAACAACACCAAGAGCGAGGAACGATTAATTTTCAAGAAATCAGCCTTATTTTAGAAAAACAGCGGCAACCGCTGGTAACGCCGTTGGCTTTTCCCGGTAAAGTGTTAGCGGATGAAGCAAGCGATCGCCTGTTCATCTCTGACTCCGGACATCACCGGATTGCGATCGCTACCCTTTCCGGGAAAGTGATACATATCGTTGGCACTGGCAAACAAGGCTTAACCGATGGCTCCTTTACCGACGCTCAGTTTTTCGCTCCCCAAGGCATGGCACTCGACGCAGAAAATGACATTCTCTATGTTGCCGATACCGAAAATCATGCCCTGCGACAGATTGACCTGAAGAATCAAAAGGTGGAAACAATTGCCGGGACTGGCGAACAAAGCTATCACCTTCGCCCCTACAGGGGTACGGCACGAGAAACACCGCTCAATTCTCCTTGGGATTTAGAAAAAGTAGGAAATCGCTTGTTTATTGCGATGGCGGGACTCCACCAAATCTGGGAAATGCAGATGGAAACCGGCATCATTGGTACCTACGCAGGGATTGGTGCAGAATCATGCGTCGATGGAAATCTTGACGAATCTGCCTTTTCCCAACCCAGCGGCATTACCACCGACGGACAAGAGTTGTACGTTGCCGACAGCGAAATTAGCTCAATCCGTGGCGTCGGATTGGGTGAAAAGGCTCAGGTACGAACAATCTGCGGCAGTGGTGAACTATTTGGGTTTGGGGATATCGATGGTGAAGGCTTTGAGGTTCGGCTCCAGCATTGTTTAGGCATTGAATACGCCCATAATTGCCTCTGGGTTGCTGATAGCTACAACCACAAAATTAAGCGAGTTGACCCAAAGACTGGCATTTGCATCACAGTTTTGGGGGATAGGACGGCAGGGAACCAAGATGGTCAAGGCACCAGCACCCGATTTTATGAGCCATCAGGAGTGAGTGGGATTAGCTCTCATTTATACATTGCCGACACCAATAACCATGCTATCCGTCGTGTCGATGTTGCTACTCTGGAAGTGACAACCTTGAAATTTCCGGGGTTGTGCGCGCCAGACGCCTGTATTCCTACCAGTGATTAA
- a CDS encoding GNAT family N-acetyltransferase yields the protein MSIQQAFNTAATEYDKLRRTLIPCFDDFYQTAIQVIPFDRTASLNVLDLGAGTGLYSGMVQAMFPYAEFTLLDLATEMLEQAKARFQQMGKSPKIWIGDYVKTDLSDSYDRIISGLSIHHLSDSEKQHLYQRIYDALKPGGMFVNADQVLGRTPQLEQFYQQQWLNTVRDCGISDEHLRAAQHRMTYDRLAPLDAQLQWLEAAGFQNVDCWYKHYSFAVFGGSRSAESESELQPPTLQTQRLTLRPFTLADAPNVQRLASEREIADTTLIPHPYEDGIAQAWIKAHSAAFKENKAVYFAIALQETGELCGTVNLMINAKQNNAEISYWIGKPYWGQGYCTEAAKALLQYGFEVLKLHRIHAAHFSRNPASGRVMQKLGMQYEGCLRQHLRKGETFEDIEQYGILKSDWQQRIGQNY from the coding sequence ATGAGTATTCAACAGGCATTTAACACAGCAGCAACTGAGTACGACAAGCTCCGACGTACCCTAATTCCCTGTTTTGATGACTTTTACCAAACAGCCATTCAGGTTATCCCATTTGACCGCACAGCATCCCTAAACGTTCTCGATTTAGGTGCAGGGACGGGACTTTACTCAGGCATGGTTCAGGCAATGTTTCCGTATGCTGAATTTACCCTACTGGATCTCGCGACTGAGATGTTAGAGCAAGCAAAGGCTCGATTCCAGCAGATGGGCAAATCTCCCAAAATATGGATTGGAGACTACGTTAAGACAGATTTGAGCGATTCCTATGACCGGATTATCTCCGGCTTATCGATTCATCATCTGTCTGATTCAGAGAAGCAGCATCTTTATCAACGGATTTACGATGCGCTCAAACCTGGAGGGATGTTTGTCAACGCCGATCAAGTTTTAGGCAGAACACCCCAACTGGAGCAATTTTATCAACAACAATGGCTCAATACCGTGCGCGATTGCGGGATCTCAGACGAGCATCTGCGAGCCGCTCAACATCGGATGACCTACGATCGTCTAGCACCTCTCGACGCTCAACTGCAATGGCTGGAAGCAGCCGGTTTTCAGAACGTAGACTGCTGGTATAAGCATTACAGCTTTGCCGTGTTTGGTGGATCTCGTTCTGCTGAGTCGGAGTCAGAGCTACAACCACCCACGCTGCAAACACAACGGTTAACGCTCCGTCCTTTCACCTTGGCAGATGCTCCGAATGTGCAACGCCTAGCCAGCGAGCGCGAAATTGCTGATACAACACTAATTCCTCATCCTTACGAAGATGGGATAGCTCAAGCGTGGATTAAGGCTCATTCGGCAGCATTTAAGGAAAACAAAGCAGTTTACTTTGCGATCGCACTCCAGGAAACTGGAGAACTCTGTGGGACGGTTAATCTGATGATTAATGCCAAACAGAACAATGCGGAGATCAGTTACTGGATTGGAAAGCCCTACTGGGGACAAGGCTACTGTACTGAAGCAGCAAAAGCTCTACTGCAATACGGCTTCGAGGTGCTTAAATTGCACCGCATTCATGCGGCTCACTTTTCGCGCAATCCAGCTTCGGGACGAGTCATGCAAAAACTGGGGATGCAGTATGAGGGATGTCTCCGCCAACATTTACGGAAAGGAGAAACCTTTGAAGACATCGAACAATACGGCATATTGAAAAGTGATTGGCAGCAAAGGATTGGTCAAAATTACTAA
- a CDS encoding BamA/TamA family outer membrane protein: MGLKTFAILIVATLGIWEPKGAIASSQPTAQRTSGDMATSAPIEDAATPSVTQVTPGLAQTANPIPVVEYDAKYGNYLPPTIPPASGGEGIQTAAEVASRIVKDVQIRFVNNKGESVDDQNRPIPSRTKKDFIIGELKLKPGEVFREDLLQEDLQRLRRLESFDDVNVSVEEAADGVNIIYDIQENRFPSITLGGGNSGDIGLYGSVSYRDANINGVNDRLAAKLQVSGKDVQFNTEFTSPYRADEPNRLGYSVRAFRNRDYSRTFTDEIELPNGDSTREGRFGGGVAVLRSSNGWDGSLGLNYTRISTRDADFNIARVDELGNPLSVSKTGIDDLVTVSFGVARDRRDRRSNPTQGSLLTLTTEQSIPIGLGSILSNRVRANYIQYVPVSWIGKGKETENPEMVALNLQTGTILGEFPPTEAFNLGGFNSVRGYGSGKVASGRSYALASIEYRFPILQWLGGVVFADYGSDLGSGDTVLGQPALRRGKPGSGFGYGLGLRVKSPIGLIRSDLGISDQGEVRLEVTTGQRF; the protein is encoded by the coding sequence ATGGGTCTTAAAACATTTGCAATTTTGATTGTGGCAACGCTGGGGATCTGGGAACCAAAAGGAGCGATCGCATCCTCCCAACCCACTGCCCAGAGGACTTCGGGCGATATGGCGACATCGGCACCCATTGAGGATGCTGCGACTCCATCTGTAACCCAGGTAACGCCAGGATTGGCTCAGACAGCAAATCCCATTCCTGTTGTTGAATATGATGCCAAATACGGTAATTATCTGCCACCGACGATACCGCCAGCGTCCGGAGGGGAGGGCATTCAAACTGCTGCTGAGGTTGCCTCCAGAATTGTCAAAGATGTGCAGATCCGCTTTGTCAATAATAAAGGTGAGTCAGTCGATGACCAGAATCGACCGATACCCAGTCGCACGAAAAAAGATTTTATTATTGGTGAACTGAAACTCAAGCCGGGTGAGGTATTTCGTGAGGATTTGCTTCAGGAAGACTTGCAGCGATTGAGGCGATTAGAGTCTTTTGATGATGTCAATGTTTCTGTGGAGGAAGCCGCCGACGGGGTTAACATCATCTACGACATCCAGGAGAATCGCTTTCCTTCTATCACATTAGGGGGTGGCAATAGCGGCGACATCGGGCTTTATGGTTCGGTAAGCTATCGAGATGCCAATATTAACGGTGTCAACGATCGCTTAGCTGCCAAACTTCAAGTGAGCGGCAAGGATGTCCAGTTTAATACCGAGTTTACCAGCCCTTATCGGGCTGACGAGCCAAACCGCTTGGGGTATAGCGTTAGAGCGTTTCGCAATCGGGATTATTCGCGCACCTTCACCGATGAAATCGAGTTGCCTAATGGGGACAGTACGCGAGAGGGACGATTTGGCGGTGGTGTTGCGGTGTTGCGGTCTTCTAATGGTTGGGATGGATCGTTGGGTTTGAACTACACCCGGATTAGTACCCGCGATGCTGATTTCAATATTGCACGGGTGGATGAATTAGGGAATCCGCTATCTGTCAGCAAAACTGGCATTGATGACTTGGTGACGGTGTCGTTCGGCGTGGCGAGAGATCGACGCGATCGCCGTTCCAATCCGACTCAGGGTTCGCTACTCACCCTCACCACAGAACAATCGATTCCGATTGGATTGGGCAGTATTTTGAGTAACCGAGTGCGAGCAAATTACATCCAATATGTCCCCGTCAGCTGGATAGGTAAGGGTAAGGAAACCGAAAATCCAGAAATGGTGGCTTTAAATTTGCAAACTGGGACGATACTTGGCGAATTTCCTCCGACTGAGGCGTTTAATCTTGGCGGATTCAATTCTGTGCGCGGTTATGGATCTGGTAAAGTCGCTAGCGGTCGCAGTTATGCCTTGGCTTCAATAGAATATCGCTTCCCAATTTTGCAGTGGCTGGGAGGGGTTGTCTTTGCTGACTACGGCTCAGATTTGGGGTCTGGTGACACGGTGCTTGGGCAACCAGCTTTGCGGCGCGGTAAACCGGGGAGTGGTTTTGGTTACGGGTTAGGATTGCGGGTCAAGTCCCCGATTGGTTTAATTCGCAGCGATTTAGGCATTAGCGATCAGGGAGAAGTCCGACTTGAAGTAACCACGGGTCAGCGTTTTTGA
- the psaB gene encoding photosystem I core protein PsaB produces MATKFPKFSQDLAQDPTTRRIWYGIATAHDFESHDGMTEENLYQKIFATHFGHVAIIFLWASSLLFHVAWQGNFEQWIKDPLNVRPIAHAIWDPHFGQPAVDAFTQGGATFPVNIAYSGVYHWWYTIGMRSNNDLYQGAVFLIVLSAIFLFAGWLHLQPKFSPSLSWFKSAEPRLNHHLAGLFGVSSLAWAGHLIHVAIPESRGQHVGWDNFLTTLPHPAGLGPFFTGNWGVYAENPEAANHVFGTSQGAGTAILTFLGGFHPQTQSLWLTDMAHHHLAIAVIFIIAGHMYRTNFGIGHSIRDMLNAKNFFGTKTEGQFNLPHQGLYDTYNNSLHFQLSIHLAALGTATSLVAQHMYAMPPYAFIGKDFTTQAALYTHHQYIAGFLMLGAFAHAGIFWVRDYDPEQNRGNVLDRVLQHKEAIISHLSWVSLFLGFHTLGLYVHNDVVVAFGTPEKQILIEPVFAQFIQASHGKVLYGLDTLLSNPDSVASMAGGPWLPGWLDAINNTTNSLFLTIGPGDFLVHHAFALAIHTTTLVLVKGALDARGSKLMPDKKDFGYAFPCDGPGRGGTCELSAWDSFYLAAFWMLNTIGWVTFYWHWKHLGIWQGNVAQFNESSTYLMGWLRDYLWLYSAQLINGYNPYGMNNLAVWDWMFLFGHLVWATGFMFLISWRGYWQELIETLVWAHERTPLANLVRWKDKPVAMSIVQGRVVGLAHFAVGYVLTYAAFLIASTAGKFG; encoded by the coding sequence ATGGCGACAAAATTCCCCAAATTTAGCCAAGACCTCGCTCAGGACCCGACTACACGTCGGATCTGGTACGGGATTGCAACGGCTCACGACTTTGAAAGCCATGATGGGATGACAGAAGAAAATCTTTATCAAAAGATTTTCGCTACTCACTTCGGTCATGTGGCAATTATCTTCTTGTGGGCCTCTAGCCTCCTGTTCCACGTCGCCTGGCAAGGTAATTTTGAACAGTGGATTAAAGATCCGTTGAATGTCCGTCCCATCGCGCATGCGATTTGGGACCCCCACTTTGGTCAACCGGCAGTAGATGCCTTTACCCAAGGTGGTGCGACCTTTCCAGTGAATATTGCCTACTCAGGTGTCTACCACTGGTGGTACACCATCGGTATGCGGTCAAACAATGACCTGTATCAAGGTGCAGTGTTCCTGATTGTCCTGTCTGCAATCTTCTTGTTTGCAGGCTGGCTGCACCTACAGCCCAAGTTCAGTCCTAGCCTTTCTTGGTTCAAGAGTGCCGAGCCTCGGCTGAACCACCACCTGGCAGGTCTGTTTGGCGTTAGCTCCTTGGCTTGGGCAGGTCACTTGATTCACGTTGCGATTCCCGAATCTCGCGGTCAGCACGTAGGTTGGGATAACTTCCTAACAACGCTGCCTCACCCCGCAGGCTTGGGACCGTTCTTCACCGGCAACTGGGGTGTCTACGCTGAGAACCCAGAGGCTGCTAATCATGTATTCGGTACCTCTCAAGGTGCTGGAACAGCGATTCTAACGTTCTTGGGTGGCTTCCATCCCCAGACACAATCGCTGTGGCTGACGGATATGGCTCATCACCACTTGGCGATCGCAGTCATCTTCATCATCGCCGGTCACATGTACCGGACTAACTTTGGGATTGGTCACAGCATCAGAGATATGCTGAACGCCAAAAACTTCTTTGGCACCAAGACTGAAGGGCAATTCAACCTGCCTCACCAAGGGTTGTACGACACCTATAACAATTCTCTACACTTCCAGTTGTCTATACACCTGGCAGCGCTGGGAACTGCTACTTCCCTGGTAGCGCAGCACATGTATGCGATGCCTCCCTATGCTTTCATCGGGAAGGACTTCACAACTCAAGCAGCGCTCTACACACACCACCAGTACATTGCTGGTTTCCTGATGCTGGGAGCATTTGCCCACGCAGGTATCTTCTGGGTGCGGGACTACGACCCAGAACAGAACAGAGGTAACGTCCTCGATCGGGTACTCCAGCACAAAGAAGCGATCATCTCGCACCTGAGCTGGGTTTCCCTATTCCTGGGCTTCCACACCCTAGGTCTGTACGTCCACAACGATGTTGTGGTTGCCTTCGGGACTCCCGAAAAGCAGATTCTGATTGAGCCAGTATTTGCCCAGTTCATTCAGGCTTCTCACGGAAAAGTCCTATACGGCTTAGATACTCTCCTGTCTAATCCTGATAGCGTTGCCTCGATGGCTGGTGGGCCTTGGCTTCCCGGTTGGCTCGATGCTATCAACAACACCACCAACTCTCTGTTCTTGACAATTGGCCCTGGCGATTTCTTGGTTCACCATGCATTCGCCCTCGCCATCCACACCACCACCCTGGTTTTGGTCAAGGGTGCGTTGGATGCTCGTGGCTCCAAGCTGATGCCCGATAAAAAGGACTTCGGCTACGCCTTCCCTTGCGACGGCCCCGGTCGTGGCGGTACTTGCGAACTCTCTGCTTGGGATTCCTTCTACCTCGCTGCGTTCTGGATGCTGAATACCATTGGTTGGGTAACCTTCTACTGGCACTGGAAGCATCTGGGGATTTGGCAAGGCAACGTGGCTCAGTTCAATGAGTCTTCTACTTACCTCATGGGCTGGCTGCGCGACTACCTCTGGCTGTACTCCGCTCAGCTGATCAATGGGTATAACCCCTACGGCATGAATAACCTGGCGGTTTGGGACTGGATGTTCCTGTTCGGACACCTAGTTTGGGCGACTGGCTTCATGTTCCTGATCTCTTGGCGTGGTTACTGGCAAGAGTTGATCGAAACCCTTGTCTGGGCACACGAGCGCACTCCTCTGGCGAACCTCGTTCGCTGGAAGGACAAGCCGGTTGCTATGTCCATCGTCCAAGGTCGTGTGGTTGGTCTAGCTCACTTTGCAGTCGGCTATGTCTTGACCTACGCTGCCTTCCTGATTGCCTCCACTGCTGGTAAATTTGGTTGA
- a CDS encoding 2-isopropylmalate synthase produces the protein MAQPSLPKIIIFDTTMRDGELTPGVKMDIHQKVRLAKLLEEMRVDVIEVGYPGAIKKDFDEIFLVSKEIKQSTICGLANSKLNEVMDVALAIKPALQGRIHIYTQVNLKHQSKWAEEHTLEAIHDSIGLARNYCGDVEWSAFDAPRSQPDFLCKAVETAIKSGAKTISIPDSLGLSSPIEFSGLLNMLFNRVSNIDRATISVHCHDDLGLAVENSIAALSWGVRQIECSINGLGARKGNADLGEVIKAIINHPNYSVDVEQSLIDEASELVSEITKIINQSVG, from the coding sequence ATGGCACAACCATCTTTACCAAAAATTATCATCTTCGACACCACCATGCGAGATGGAGAACTTACGCCCGGTGTCAAAATGGATATTCATCAAAAAGTCCGGCTTGCCAAGCTTCTAGAGGAGATGCGGGTTGATGTCATTGAAGTGGGATATCCAGGGGCTATTAAGAAAGACTTTGATGAAATTTTTCTAGTCTCCAAGGAAATTAAACAATCAACCATTTGCGGATTAGCCAATTCTAAGCTGAATGAAGTGATGGACGTTGCTTTAGCAATTAAACCAGCGTTACAAGGCAGAATTCACATTTATACCCAAGTTAATTTGAAGCATCAATCAAAGTGGGCTGAAGAACACACCTTAGAAGCGATCCACGATTCTATTGGACTTGCCAGAAACTACTGTGGGGATGTGGAGTGGAGTGCTTTTGATGCTCCTCGAAGCCAGCCGGATTTTCTTTGCAAAGCCGTTGAAACAGCCATCAAAAGCGGTGCAAAAACAATCAGTATCCCTGACAGCCTTGGTTTATCGTCGCCAATAGAATTCTCAGGGTTGCTGAATATGCTCTTTAATCGGGTGTCAAATATCGATCGGGCTACGATTTCTGTCCACTGTCATGATGATTTGGGATTAGCAGTGGAGAACTCAATCGCAGCTCTTAGTTGGGGTGTCAGGCAAATTGAATGCTCGATTAATGGGCTGGGGGCAAGGAAAGGAAATGCTGATTTGGGAGAAGTCATAAAGGCAATTATCAATCATCCAAACTACAGCGTTGATGTTGAGCAATCTTTAATAGACGAAGCCTCTGAGTTGGTCAGTGAGATTACTAAAATTATCAATCAGTCAGTAGGATAA